Proteins from a genomic interval of Candidatus Poribacteria bacterium:
- a CDS encoding RNA polymerase sigma factor encodes MQHSDNQLVQLTLKGDQDAFAALVEKYQSQIHALVWRKLDDFHIAEDITQEVFLTAYQKLATLTHPDRFAKWLYVIANNLCVTWLRKQAAQPQLQSLTSTDPEELAELCYAEYTAQQQAERGKESDRALIQKLLDKLREADRTVIRLYYLAEMTCEEISKFLGVSQNTIKSRLSRARKRLKKQAEAIEQTLCSFRVSFNFMETLFVNLVFPSFGMHLNPVRARSFQNFHPNNTYGFRVEKGKR; translated from the coding sequence ATGCAACATAGTGACAATCAGTTGGTTCAACTCACTTTGAAGGGTGATCAAGACGCTTTTGCCGCTTTGGTTGAGAAATATCAATCGCAGATTCACGCGCTTGTCTGGAGAAAACTCGACGATTTTCACATCGCAGAAGATATTACGCAGGAGGTATTCCTCACGGCGTACCAAAAACTCGCCACCTTGACACACCCAGATCGATTCGCAAAATGGCTCTATGTTATCGCCAATAACCTGTGCGTCACATGGCTCCGAAAACAAGCCGCTCAACCGCAACTGCAGTCGCTAACATCAACCGATCCCGAAGAACTCGCAGAATTGTGTTATGCCGAGTATACAGCACAACAGCAGGCGGAAAGGGGAAAGGAATCGGATCGCGCCTTGATTCAAAAACTCCTCGATAAACTCCGAGAGGCTGACCGGACGGTGATCCGCCTTTACTATCTCGCTGAAATGACCTGCGAGGAGATTAGCAAGTTTTTGGGCGTATCTCAGAACACAATCAAGAGCCGTCTGAGTCGCGCGCGGAAACGATTAAAAAAGCAGGCTGAAGCTATTGAACAAACGCTCTGTAGTTTCCGAGTGTCTTTTAATTTCATGGAAACCTTATTCGTAAATTTGGTATTCCCAAGTTTTGGAATGCACCTAAATCCAGTCAGAGCGCGCAGTTTTCAAAACTTCCATCCAAATAACACCTACGGTTTTCGTGTTGAGAAAGGAAAAAGATGA
- a CDS encoding DUF3526 domain-containing protein: MSFWEFWSFPRERNFIPNLKDWAFISESPVISISSNIHLGTDAWIRLAIIFIISILYLCLFLALGLLVSSSVQNSAVSLVILLLTWCTFVVFIPSTVALIASGFSNPMTYDELYKRGGQNHRELRDEYFALSQETRGFPEKKIQLDSEYVAKGTEQDERLSQEHLNQQIAQIQLARSVTRISPVTLIQHLLEVFVGTGFERHQQFLENVQRYAREYREFVTDMDRADPDSLHIIGVREGMSKKPISPESIPAFEDTLSLSRDFNAAAIDLFLLILFFVVLMSGTYLTFVRVEI; this comes from the coding sequence ATAAGTTTTTGGGAGTTTTGGTCCTTTCCAAGAGAGCGAAATTTCATCCCAAACCTAAAGGATTGGGCTTTCATTTCGGAAAGTCCCGTAATTTCTATATCCAGCAACATTCACCTTGGCACCGACGCGTGGATACGTTTAGCTATTATATTTATTATTTCGATTCTGTACTTATGCCTGTTTCTTGCGTTAGGTTTGTTAGTTTCGTCATCTGTGCAGAATAGTGCGGTGAGCCTTGTGATACTCCTATTGACGTGGTGTACTTTCGTCGTTTTTATACCGAGTACTGTTGCTTTGATTGCAAGTGGGTTTTCAAACCCAATGACTTATGATGAATTATACAAACGCGGCGGACAGAACCACAGAGAACTCAGGGATGAATACTTTGCTCTTTCGCAAGAGACGCGTGGGTTTCCAGAAAAAAAGATACAGTTAGATAGTGAGTATGTCGCCAAAGGTACTGAACAAGACGAACGTTTGTCCCAAGAACATTTAAATCAACAGATTGCCCAAATTCAACTGGCACGTTCTGTCACCCGTATCTCACCTGTTACGCTTATCCAGCATCTTCTTGAAGTTTTTGTCGGAACGGGGTTTGAACGGCATCAACAATTTTTGGAGAATGTGCAGCGTTATGCACGCGAATACCGAGAATTCGTCACGGATATGGATAGAGCAGATCCCGATAGTCTCCATATTATTGGGGTTCGTGAGGGAATGTCGAAGAAGCCTATCAGCCCAGAATCAATTCCGGCCTTTGAAGATACGCTCAGTCTCAGTCGAGATTTTAACGCTGCAGCTATTGATTTGTTCTTGTTGATTTTGTTTTTTGTTGTTCTTATGTCGGGAACTTATCTTACGTTTGTACGTGTTGAGATATAA
- a CDS encoding IS200/IS605 family element transposase accessory protein TnpB — protein MKTYKYPFYDQSNTIRIGNLLDDMWEVHEYFHTWQRHRYKDELPYAGYEAMCLHATELKHSTHRHWHVLPSQAIQEELKRIHLAYERFFKRLGGRPKIKKRHKFKSFTLKQTGWSLKGNRLTLNFRKWDKGKWRYDKVAYTFHKHREFYGNIRRITIKRDACGDYYLYILTDFVETKLLPTTGKSVGADFGMKDAYLTLSTGAKKQHPQPLKQSLNKLRSLNKSLSRKIKGSKGWWRCVRQLARLYRKISNQRKDFHWQLASELCKKFDTIIIETLNLDGMKRLWGRKVSDLSFYQFVEILKYKCQKHKRQLIEIGQWTSTSKPCSDCGYHNENLTLNDRQWRCSECGSHHDRDINAAINILRAGIAVA, from the coding sequence ATGAAAACTTATAAATATCCATTCTACGATCAATCGAATACGATACGCATTGGTAACTTGCTTGACGATATGTGGGAAGTGCATGAGTATTTCCACACGTGGCAACGTCACCGCTATAAAGATGAGCTGCCGTATGCCGGCTACGAGGCGATGTGTTTGCACGCAACCGAGTTGAAACACTCCACGCACCGACATTGGCATGTGTTGCCGAGTCAAGCGATCCAAGAAGAACTCAAACGTATTCACTTGGCGTATGAGCGTTTTTTCAAGAGACTCGGCGGTAGACCGAAAATCAAGAAACGCCATAAGTTTAAATCCTTCACACTCAAACAAACGGGCTGGTCTCTGAAAGGCAATCGCCTCACCCTCAATTTCAGAAAATGGGACAAGGGTAAATGGCGATATGATAAAGTTGCTTATACTTTCCATAAACACCGTGAGTTTTACGGAAATATCCGCCGTATCACGATAAAGCGTGACGCGTGCGGTGATTACTATCTCTACATACTCACGGATTTTGTAGAAACAAAACTTCTGCCAACAACGGGTAAGAGTGTTGGGGCAGACTTTGGTATGAAAGACGCATACTTGACACTTAGCACGGGTGCAAAGAAACAACACCCACAACCTTTGAAACAGTCCTTGAACAAACTTCGGTCTCTCAACAAAAGTCTTTCTCGAAAGATTAAGGGTTCTAAGGGTTGGTGGCGGTGTGTGAGACAACTTGCACGCCTGTATCGGAAAATCAGCAACCAACGCAAAGACTTTCATTGGCAACTCGCCTCTGAACTCTGTAAGAAGTTTGATACAATCATTATTGAAACCTTGAACCTTGACGGCATGAAACGACTTTGGGGACGCAAGGTGTCTGATCTTTCCTTCTATCAGTTTGTTGAGATATTGAAGTATAAGTGCCAAAAACATAAGCGTCAACTCATTGAAATCGGGCAATGGACATCCACCTCTAAACCTTGCTCCGATTGTGGATACCATAACGAAAACTTAACTCTGAACGATAGGCAGTGGAGGTGTTCTGAATGTGGTTCGCACCACGACCGAGACATCAACGCTGCGATAAATATTTTGCGGGCAGGGATAGCCGTTGCCTAA
- a CDS encoding ABC transporter permease subunit, whose protein sequence is MLTTLIRRELLDNLMTFRFVVVFIITLLLVVANTSVLIKDYDRRLASYNAAVKSNHETMLERKTYSGVSWDVIRPPNLLSIFNVGLDKRLNNEIFVFHGLVPTLWDGQKHGSTNPFLNLFSSIDIVFIFEVVLSLMSLIFAYDALAGERERGTLRLVLTHPVSRGDSTQRLKAWASVS, encoded by the coding sequence ATGTTAACTACACTCATTCGCCGAGAACTACTTGACAACCTAATGACATTCCGTTTTGTAGTGGTGTTTATCATTACGTTGTTGCTTGTTGTTGCCAATACATCTGTGTTGATTAAGGATTATGATCGCCGGTTAGCAAGTTACAATGCTGCTGTTAAATCGAATCACGAGACAATGCTGGAAAGAAAAACCTATTCGGGCGTAAGTTGGGATGTTATCCGTCCACCAAATCTGTTGAGTATCTTTAATGTTGGATTGGATAAACGGCTGAATAACGAAATTTTTGTATTTCACGGTCTTGTGCCCACACTATGGGATGGTCAGAAGCATGGATCAACGAATCCATTTCTGAATCTCTTCTCATCGATTGATATTGTCTTTATCTTTGAAGTAGTTCTGAGCCTAATGTCACTTATTTTTGCTTACGATGCACTTGCGGGAGAACGTGAGCGCGGTACATTGCGTCTTGTCCTAACACATCCGGTGAGTCGTGGTGATAGCACCCAACGCCTAAAGGCGTGGGCTTCGGTTTCATAG
- a CDS encoding sigma-70 family RNA polymerase sigma factor, whose product MRNDNAELIQRILDGDEAAFACLVKKYQKRVHALAWRKIGDFHIAEDITQETFLQVYRDLATLREPDRFPGWLYVVTNHRCIAWFRKNRLHVRLMEGINMAVKGEATYSRYVADEQAKTATESQQKVVKQLLAKLQESERTVMTLYYFGEMTCEEISKFLGVSVNTIKSRLSRARQRLKKEEPIIREALDSFQLSANLTENIVREIAHIKPVTPSRGKPLVPWAIATSTAILVVMMLGVSNQYLARFQRPYSFDTTSEMTVELIEAPIVIDLPSKPDVRNQVGRSGKGIGAGPKDSETPTVAQPTNQTRTLTQEQQKNIEICRQNLLVISEAIHAYQKEYGDLPEWLSDLHPQYLPDANILICLADTNGGKAGYPLNVDPKMSVSYGYEFHPEYRTYKSRQRLVYGDDMPLVRCRHHANDDFQCLNLSFSSKIYESTNVWESALQDMYGSREAAVTALEETLKKHPDDVDFYELYPLLVSLYIEVGNESAVDALIERFKSVMKPNIVGYITLCDMLNAIGRYEDMLAVVKSAEHQNPDNIFIPTLFAYTYQKLDNTELAESYERNADPLHELIGKPVPNFSAIDLNGDSIALHDYRGKVILLNFWAMWYSPGLREMPYLKKVYDTHKDEGFDIIGISLDYDEPKLRDYIQENDIPWRQILDNGTVKNSIAWQYAIPSIPATFLIDREGKLITHEAREMDLEKFVVEALKSKSKD is encoded by the coding sequence ATGAGAAACGATAATGCTGAACTGATTCAACGTATCCTTGACGGCGATGAGGCTGCTTTTGCGTGCTTAGTGAAGAAGTACCAGAAACGGGTTCACGCGCTCGCATGGCGGAAAATCGGGGACTTCCATATCGCTGAAGATATTACGCAGGAGACTTTTCTGCAAGTCTATAGAGATCTGGCAACCCTAAGAGAACCGGATCGGTTCCCGGGATGGTTGTATGTGGTTACAAACCATCGTTGCATTGCGTGGTTCCGTAAGAATCGATTGCATGTCCGATTGATGGAGGGCATTAACATGGCAGTGAAGGGAGAAGCAACATATTCCCGATATGTAGCGGATGAACAGGCAAAAACCGCGACTGAATCACAGCAAAAAGTCGTTAAACAGTTGCTTGCCAAGTTACAAGAGAGCGAACGGACTGTGATGACCCTCTATTACTTTGGAGAGATGACGTGTGAAGAAATTAGTAAGTTTTTGGGGGTATCTGTAAATACAATTAAGAGTCGGCTCAGTCGAGCGCGCCAGCGTTTGAAGAAGGAAGAACCTATCATTCGAGAAGCGTTGGATAGCTTCCAACTGTCTGCAAATCTCACCGAAAACATCGTGCGGGAGATCGCGCATATTAAACCCGTTACCCCGTCTCGGGGTAAGCCGTTAGTCCCGTGGGCAATTGCCACTTCAACTGCTATTCTCGTTGTAATGATGCTCGGCGTTAGCAATCAATACTTAGCGCGTTTCCAGCGACCCTATAGCTTTGATACCACATCTGAGATGACAGTAGAACTTATTGAAGCACCTATTGTGATAGACCTGCCATCAAAACCAGATGTTCGAAATCAGGTGGGACGCTCTGGTAAAGGGATCGGTGCCGGTCCGAAAGATTCCGAGACCCCCACAGTAGCACAACCCACAAACCAAACCCGCACCCTTACTCAGGAACAACAGAAAAACATCGAAATCTGTAGGCAAAATTTACTCGTAATCAGCGAGGCAATTCATGCTTATCAGAAAGAATATGGGGATCTTCCAGAGTGGCTCTCGGATCTTCACCCCCAATATTTGCCAGATGCAAACATCCTGATCTGCCTCGCAGATACAAATGGAGGTAAAGCAGGCTATCCCTTGAATGTTGATCCGAAAATGTCAGTGAGTTACGGGTACGAGTTTCACCCTGAATATCGAACTTACAAAAGTAGGCAACGCTTGGTGTATGGTGATGATATGCCACTTGTCCGTTGCCGACATCACGCAAATGATGATTTTCAGTGCCTAAACTTGAGTTTCTCTTCTAAAATTTATGAGTCAACTAATGTTTGGGAGTCCGCACTCCAAGATATGTATGGTAGTCGCGAAGCAGCCGTTACGGCTTTAGAAGAAACACTTAAGAAACACCCAGATGACGTAGATTTCTATGAACTGTATCCATTGCTTGTGAGTCTCTATATCGAAGTCGGGAACGAATCAGCAGTGGATGCGCTTATCGAACGTTTCAAATCAGTCATGAAACCCAATATTGTAGGTTATATTACGCTCTGTGATATGCTGAACGCAATCGGACGCTATGAGGATATGCTTGCTGTTGTTAAGTCCGCTGAACACCAGAATCCAGACAACATCTTTATTCCCACGCTATTTGCCTACACCTACCAGAAGTTAGATAATACCGAACTCGCCGAATCCTATGAACGCAACGCGGATCCGTTACACGAATTGATTGGGAAACCTGTCCCAAACTTTTCCGCTATTGATCTCAATGGGGATTCGATTGCACTACACGACTATCGTGGAAAAGTCATTCTACTCAACTTTTGGGCGATGTGGTACAGTCCTGGTCTTAGAGAAATGCCCTACCTCAAAAAGGTATACGATACCCATAAAGATGAAGGCTTTGACATCATCGGGATCAGCCTTGATTATGATGAACCGAAACTCCGAGACTACATTCAAGAAAACGACATTCCGTGGCGACAGATTCTTGATAACGGAACTGTCAAAAATTCGATCGCTTGGCAATATGCTATCCCAAGCATTCCAGCAACTTTTCTTATTGACAGAGAAGGTAAATTAATTACTCACGAAGCAAGAGAGATGGATTTGGAGAAATTCGTGGTAGAGGCTTTGAAAAGTAAATCCAAGGATTAA